In one window of Eggerthella guodeyinii DNA:
- a CDS encoding DUF4430 domain-containing protein, with translation MSEDSNEKTGGSGVETLEPRERAEAPDDRIAPSTPRGEEGASEGGASAPAASEPARRRPRKALLAVGVVASAVALCAVVASMGFATGWLGDPAPSDPVPMPSVVTDAPSDGDDASQGDEADRKDAAEEASEGADGEAGAAVDGEGAADADGSAASTAGEAPSGTEPSASEGAAAPAPAPAPEPAPAPSAPSTVTVSVYIDSSRAASYGYPSSLGGGTVTLNQGASVYDALCATGASVGGSSSYVSSIGGLAEFACGPGSGWLYFVNGSSPGYGCGSYILSGGENITWIYTCDLGNDL, from the coding sequence ATGAGCGAAGATTCGAACGAGAAGACCGGCGGCTCGGGCGTCGAAACGCTCGAGCCGCGTGAGCGGGCCGAAGCGCCCGACGACCGCATCGCCCCCTCCACGCCTCGCGGCGAGGAGGGGGCTTCGGAGGGCGGGGCGTCCGCACCGGCGGCGTCCGAGCCCGCGCGTCGCCGACCGCGCAAGGCGCTGCTCGCCGTGGGCGTCGTTGCCTCCGCGGTGGCCCTGTGCGCCGTCGTGGCGAGCATGGGCTTCGCCACCGGATGGCTCGGCGACCCTGCGCCGTCCGATCCGGTGCCGATGCCCAGCGTCGTCACGGATGCGCCCTCTGACGGAGACGACGCGTCGCAGGGCGACGAGGCCGATCGCAAGGATGCCGCCGAAGAGGCTTCGGAGGGTGCGGACGGGGAAGCGGGCGCCGCCGTCGACGGCGAGGGCGCGGCGGATGCCGACGGCTCGGCCGCTTCGACGGCCGGCGAGGCGCCATCGGGCACCGAGCCTTCCGCGTCGGAGGGCGCTGCTGCACCGGCCCCGGCGCCTGCGCCCGAGCCGGCCCCGGCGCCGTCGGCCCCCAGCACCGTCACGGTGTCGGTGTACATCGACAGCTCCCGCGCCGCGTCGTACGGGTACCCCTCGTCGTTGGGCGGCGGCACGGTCACCCTCAACCAGGGCGCATCGGTCTACGACGCCCTGTGCGCCACCGGCGCGTCGGTGGGCGGGTCGAGCAGCTACGTCAGCTCCATCGGGGGCCTTGCGGAGTTCGCGTGCGGCCCGGGAAGCGGCTGGCTGTACTTCGTCAACGGATCGTCGCCCGGATACGGGTGCGGTTCGTATATCCTAAGCGGTGGCGAGAATATCACGTGGATATACACCTGCGACTTGGGCAACGATCTGTAA
- a CDS encoding energy-coupling factor transporter transmembrane component T, with protein MKRTAFDLFHPIVAFGYFAVMLVLCMTAMQPVYLAVSLASALAYGAVLRGWRATGRSLLWQLPLVAVVALANPLFSASGSTELFRIGLRAFYLESFVYGACMGVMLASVLVLFSNAAQVLDSDKVMALFGGVAPTVGLMLSMTMRLVPQFVRRGNGIADVERACTAARPAEEPAGRLAALRGYLRRTSVLMGWSMEDSLETAGAMKARGWGAVARRTTYARYRFRRFDAAALACGGALALLAAAAAWAACAEFRFYPTIGGLAPWWSYLPYALFACLPLAITAKEHLRWRA; from the coding sequence ATGAAGCGCACGGCGTTCGACCTGTTCCACCCCATCGTGGCGTTCGGCTACTTCGCCGTCATGCTCGTGCTCTGCATGACGGCGATGCAGCCGGTCTACCTGGCCGTCTCGCTTGCGAGCGCGCTTGCGTACGGCGCGGTGCTGCGCGGTTGGCGGGCGACGGGCCGCTCGCTCCTCTGGCAGCTGCCCCTCGTCGCCGTCGTCGCGCTGGCGAACCCGCTGTTCTCGGCGTCCGGCTCCACCGAGCTGTTCCGCATCGGGCTGCGCGCGTTCTACCTGGAGAGCTTCGTGTACGGCGCATGCATGGGCGTCATGCTGGCCAGCGTGCTCGTGCTGTTCTCGAACGCCGCGCAGGTGCTCGACTCGGACAAGGTCATGGCGCTGTTCGGCGGCGTCGCGCCCACGGTGGGCCTCATGCTGTCGATGACGATGCGCCTCGTGCCGCAGTTCGTGCGGCGCGGCAACGGCATCGCCGACGTGGAGCGCGCGTGCACGGCGGCGCGCCCCGCCGAGGAGCCTGCGGGGAGGCTCGCCGCCCTGCGCGGCTACCTGCGGCGAACCTCGGTGCTCATGGGCTGGAGCATGGAAGACTCGCTCGAGACGGCCGGCGCCATGAAGGCGCGCGGCTGGGGGGCCGTCGCGCGGCGCACCACCTACGCGCGCTACCGGTTCCGGCGCTTCGACGCCGCGGCGCTCGCCTGCGGGGGCGCGCTCGCGCTGCTGGCCGCGGCCGCCGCCTGGGCGGCATGCGCGGAATTCCGTTTCTATCCGACGATCGGCGGGCTCGCGCCCTGGTGGAGCTATCTGCCGTACGCGCTGTTCGCGTGCCTGCCGCTCGCAATCACCGCGAAGGAGCATCTGCGATGGCGAGCGTGA
- a CDS encoding ECF transporter S component: protein MTRPPSRAAGRILALLEVPALVAVPLVLGACAYFQVEQGALLTVVVAFAAVGVFFASFEASRPALRQIMPTVVLAALAAAGRVLFAPIPDFKPVSAICILAGAVFGRRSGFLVGALAALVSNFFFGQGPWTPWQMYAWGLVGYLAGVLADRGWLDRLPVLYAYGFLSALLYGLLLNGWYVIGFVQPFSWPAALVAFGAALPFDATHGVATVVFLAALYVPWRKKLERIKRKYALI, encoded by the coding sequence GTGACGCGCCCGCCTTCCCGCGCGGCGGGGCGCATCCTCGCGCTGCTCGAGGTACCGGCGCTCGTCGCCGTGCCCCTCGTGCTGGGCGCGTGCGCGTACTTCCAGGTGGAGCAGGGCGCGCTGCTCACCGTGGTCGTGGCGTTCGCGGCGGTGGGCGTGTTCTTCGCCAGCTTCGAGGCCTCGCGCCCGGCGTTGCGGCAGATCATGCCCACGGTGGTGCTCGCCGCGCTCGCGGCGGCGGGGCGCGTGCTGTTCGCGCCCATCCCCGACTTCAAGCCGGTCTCGGCCATCTGCATCCTCGCGGGGGCCGTGTTCGGCCGCCGCAGCGGCTTTCTGGTGGGCGCGCTTGCGGCGCTCGTGTCCAACTTCTTCTTCGGCCAGGGGCCGTGGACGCCGTGGCAGATGTACGCCTGGGGCCTCGTCGGCTACCTGGCCGGCGTGCTGGCCGACCGCGGCTGGCTCGACCGGCTGCCGGTGCTGTACGCCTACGGCTTCCTGTCGGCCCTGCTGTACGGCCTGCTGCTGAACGGGTGGTACGTCATCGGCTTCGTGCAGCCGTTCTCCTGGCCGGCCGCGCTCGTCGCGTTCGGCGCCGCGCTGCCGTTCGACGCGACGCACGGCGTAGCCACCGTCGTGTTCCTCGCGGCGCTCTACGTTCCCTGGCGGAAAAAGCTCGAGCGCATCAAGAGGAAGTACGCGCTGATCTGA
- a CDS encoding class I SAM-dependent methyltransferase, translated as MVAADQRALEALYRSWTRSRSGGYADAAVWDASAEEYKDFAVPSWDDDPFLELLADDAPLDGATVLDIGCGSGIYAIALAGRAAHVTGIDLSGKMVEYARLKAADAGCANVEFAQGDFRTMRLDGPFDVVIAHLTPAVADGETFAKMMGLARRYCAIAKPARRTDAVLDELRRLVGIEPGGRGMDDDFLKAFSAVWLAGKVPTVRSYEDVWRVARPLDAAVGLYADRLVASDLDAGQKAAVAERLRALAADGVVEERIDTTVMLMGWRMGPSGCMRA; from the coding sequence ATGGTCGCGGCTGATCAAAGGGCGCTCGAGGCGCTGTACCGCTCGTGGACGCGCTCGCGTTCAGGAGGGTACGCCGACGCGGCCGTATGGGACGCGTCGGCGGAGGAGTACAAGGATTTCGCGGTGCCTTCGTGGGATGACGACCCCTTCCTCGAGCTCCTTGCCGACGATGCCCCGCTCGACGGCGCCACGGTGCTCGACATCGGCTGCGGGTCGGGCATCTACGCCATCGCGCTGGCGGGCCGCGCGGCGCACGTGACGGGCATCGACCTCTCGGGGAAGATGGTCGAGTACGCGCGGCTCAAGGCTGCCGACGCCGGATGCGCGAACGTGGAGTTCGCGCAGGGCGATTTCAGGACCATGCGCCTGGACGGTCCCTTCGACGTGGTCATCGCCCACCTGACGCCCGCCGTCGCCGACGGCGAGACGTTCGCCAAGATGATGGGGCTCGCGCGCCGCTACTGCGCTATCGCGAAGCCCGCGCGCCGCACCGACGCCGTCCTCGACGAGCTGCGGCGGCTCGTGGGCATCGAGCCGGGCGGACGCGGCATGGACGACGATTTCCTCAAGGCGTTCTCGGCCGTGTGGCTGGCGGGGAAGGTGCCTACGGTGCGCAGCTACGAGGACGTGTGGCGCGTGGCGCGCCCGCTCGACGCGGCCGTCGGGCTGTACGCCGACCGTCTTGTGGCCTCCGACCTCGACGCCGGGCAGAAGGCCGCGGTCGCCGAGCGGCTGCGCGCGCTGGCCGCCGACGGGGTGGTGGAGGAGCGCATCGACACCACGGTGATGCTCATGGGTTGGCGCATGGGGCCGTCGGGCTGCATGCGCGCATGA
- a CDS encoding prenyltransferase/squalene oxidase repeat-containing protein: MKEQTIIPAGVMRRAWALLLAAALCLGLMPSAAWAEESEGAGTFSVALTIVDTSDPADGVLYNGKVDGMTSDDTVADLLAKAGFTAAASAEETEGNDKAYFDSWGSPTFRGNKSVQQPDGSWAYWATMFDGDSANYASAQLTSKLQENGRYQYIYTSDATFAYDEEASGFPVQLTIVDTSDPVDGVLYNGKVDGMTSDDTVADLLAKAGFTAAASAEETEGNDKAYFDSWGSPTFRGNKSVQQPDGSWAYWATMFDGDSANYASAQLTSKLQENGRYQYIYTSDATFAYDDEVPQLAIYTVNDPLAGAIKPDPKPEPEPDEPANDAVAVDSAAYNTLFGTIASSYAGTSEEWKALELAAAGRVSSVDVATLVANAKAANGSPETTNLQRFILALTAVGKTEEAAGLVQTMATSDISTTYVNGQAFALLSYESGAYDVPANALETEAELVAKLLSAQQASGGWTWKGAAEGDDPDTTAMVITALASRVSDASVKAAVDKGLEALRAMQHEDGGFRASGDAADGPINVSSTSCVVVALCALGADPAASMVTESGATPLSALLSQATSDLSGFVYNGAANDLATEQGFRALVAYQGLRNTGAAYNVYTQAKLGQAALPADEREEGDVKPAGAPAADKKALAKTGDGSAPFAAGTAALALGALAAGIAATRRMRASDEFSLRR, from the coding sequence GTGAAGGAACAAACGATCATCCCTGCGGGGGTCATGCGGCGGGCGTGGGCCCTCCTGCTGGCCGCCGCGCTCTGCCTGGGCCTCATGCCCAGCGCAGCCTGGGCCGAAGAAAGCGAGGGTGCGGGGACGTTCTCGGTGGCGCTCACCATCGTGGACACGTCCGACCCCGCGGACGGCGTCCTGTACAACGGCAAGGTCGACGGCATGACCTCCGACGACACGGTTGCCGACCTGCTGGCGAAGGCGGGCTTCACCGCCGCGGCCAGCGCGGAGGAGACCGAGGGGAACGACAAGGCGTACTTCGACTCCTGGGGCTCCCCGACGTTCCGCGGCAACAAGTCGGTCCAGCAGCCCGACGGCTCGTGGGCCTATTGGGCGACGATGTTCGACGGCGACAGCGCGAACTACGCCAGCGCCCAGCTGACGTCGAAGCTGCAGGAGAACGGCCGCTACCAGTACATCTACACGTCCGACGCGACGTTCGCCTACGACGAGGAGGCTTCCGGATTTCCGGTGCAGCTCACCATCGTGGACACGTCCGACCCCGTGGACGGCGTCCTGTACAACGGCAAGGTCGACGGCATGACCTCCGACGACACGGTTGCCGACCTGCTGGCGAAGGCGGGCTTCACCGCCGCGGCCAGCGCGGAGGAGACCGAGGGGAACGACAAGGCGTACTTCGACTCCTGGGGCTCCCCGACGTTCCGCGGCAACAAGTCGGTCCAGCAGCCCGACGGCTCGTGGGCCTATTGGGCGACGATGTTCGACGGCGACAGCGCGAACTACGCCAGCGCCCAGCTGACGTCGAAGCTGCAGGAGAACGGCCGCTACCAGTACATCTACACGTCCGACGCGACGTTCGCCTACGACGACGAGGTTCCTCAGCTCGCGATCTACACCGTCAACGACCCCTTGGCGGGGGCGATCAAGCCCGATCCCAAGCCCGAACCCGAACCTGATGAGCCTGCCAACGATGCCGTCGCAGTAGACAGCGCTGCGTACAACACGCTGTTCGGCACCATCGCCAGTTCCTATGCGGGTACGTCCGAGGAATGGAAAGCCCTTGAGCTCGCGGCCGCCGGTCGTGTGTCGTCGGTTGACGTGGCGACGCTCGTGGCGAATGCGAAAGCAGCGAACGGTTCTCCCGAAACCACCAATTTGCAACGCTTCATCTTGGCGCTCACGGCCGTCGGCAAAACAGAGGAAGCAGCGGGGCTCGTGCAAACGATGGCGACGTCCGACATTTCGACTACCTATGTGAACGGCCAGGCGTTTGCTCTGCTCTCCTATGAAAGCGGCGCGTACGACGTGCCCGCGAACGCTCTTGAAACCGAAGCTGAGCTTGTAGCCAAGCTTCTGAGCGCGCAGCAAGCTTCCGGCGGCTGGACCTGGAAAGGCGCTGCCGAAGGGGACGATCCCGATACGACGGCCATGGTGATAACCGCTCTTGCCTCTCGCGTTTCGGACGCCTCCGTCAAAGCGGCGGTCGACAAGGGTCTCGAGGCGCTGCGCGCAATGCAGCACGAGGACGGCGGTTTCCGCGCATCCGGGGACGCGGCCGATGGTCCCATCAACGTCAGCTCTACGTCCTGCGTCGTGGTCGCCCTGTGCGCCTTGGGCGCGGATCCGGCGGCATCCATGGTCACCGAAAGCGGCGCGACGCCGTTGAGCGCGCTGCTCTCGCAGGCCACTTCCGACTTGTCCGGATTCGTTTACAACGGCGCTGCGAACGACCTCGCCACCGAGCAGGGGTTCCGGGCGCTTGTTGCGTACCAGGGCCTCAGGAACACCGGGGCGGCGTACAACGTCTACACGCAGGCGAAGCTGGGACAGGCTGCGCTGCCCGCCGACGAGCGGGAAGAAGGCGACGTCAAGCCCGCAGGGGCTCCGGCGGCCGACAAGAAGGCGCTCGCCAAGACCGGGGACGGCTCTGCGCCGTTCGCGGCCGGCACCGCGGCGCTCGCGCTCGGCGCGCTCGCGGCGGGCATCGCCGCCACGCGGCGCATGCGCGCTTCCGACGAGTTCTCGTTGCGTCGATAG
- a CDS encoding ABC transporter ATP-binding protein — protein MASVKAIEARGFAFRYPESTASIGPLDWTVEEGAFQLLVGATGSGKTTLLSSCKPAVAPAGERAGALRAFGRPVDELDAREAAATVGYVAQSPENQIVCDSVWHELAFGLENLGVEQDEMRRRVAEVAHFFGIEPWFRRSVAELSGGQKQMTTLAGTLAMQPRLLLLDEPTAQLDPVAEKNFLHALFRVNRELGITVVVATHAPEVMAEYATDTVELRDGRMRSPLAPSERFADREVLRAAQAGGLAPGRDAAREAPPAISFRDAYVRYDRDSSWVLRGCDLDVAAGDVHAIVGGNGCGKSTLLRAAAGVLKPERGRVANRLSARQALLPQDPKALFVCDTVVEELREWQEGCGYDDAAVEAALARFGLDARAANHPYDLSGGQQQLLAFAKLLLTDPDLLLLDEPTKGLDAPSKLLVARTLRDLAQAGATVVLATHDLTFAALVADAATMLFDGEAVCTEPAAAFFAGNLFYRPTEDAFSRLWREERS, from the coding sequence ATGGCGAGCGTGAAGGCGATCGAGGCGCGCGGCTTCGCGTTCCGGTACCCCGAATCGACGGCGAGCATCGGGCCGCTCGATTGGACGGTGGAGGAGGGCGCGTTCCAGCTGCTCGTGGGCGCCACGGGCAGCGGCAAGACCACGCTGCTGAGCAGCTGCAAGCCGGCCGTCGCGCCGGCGGGGGAGCGCGCGGGCGCGCTGCGGGCGTTCGGGCGTCCCGTGGACGAGCTGGACGCCCGCGAGGCCGCCGCGACGGTGGGCTACGTCGCGCAGAGCCCCGAGAACCAGATCGTGTGCGACAGCGTGTGGCACGAGCTGGCGTTCGGGCTGGAGAACCTCGGCGTGGAGCAGGACGAGATGCGCCGCCGCGTGGCCGAGGTCGCCCACTTCTTCGGCATCGAGCCGTGGTTCCGCCGCTCCGTCGCCGAGTTGTCGGGCGGCCAGAAGCAGATGACCACGCTGGCCGGCACGCTGGCGATGCAGCCGCGCCTGCTGCTGCTCGACGAGCCCACCGCCCAGCTCGACCCCGTGGCCGAGAAGAACTTCCTGCATGCCCTGTTCCGCGTGAACCGCGAGCTGGGCATCACCGTCGTCGTGGCCACCCACGCCCCCGAGGTGATGGCCGAGTACGCGACGGACACGGTGGAGCTGCGGGACGGGCGGATGCGCTCCCCGCTCGCGCCGAGCGAGCGTTTCGCGGATCGGGAAGTCCTCCGCGCGGCGCAAGCAGGGGGGCTCGCGCCCGGTCGCGATGCCGCCCGCGAGGCTCCTCCCGCCATCTCCTTCCGCGACGCCTACGTGCGCTACGATCGGGACTCCTCCTGGGTGCTTCGCGGCTGCGACCTCGACGTCGCCGCGGGCGACGTGCACGCGATCGTGGGCGGCAACGGCTGCGGGAAGTCGACGCTGCTGCGCGCGGCCGCAGGCGTGCTGAAGCCCGAGCGGGGGCGCGTGGCCAACAGGCTGTCCGCGCGCCAGGCGCTGCTCCCGCAGGATCCGAAGGCCCTCTTCGTGTGCGATACGGTGGTCGAGGAGCTGCGCGAGTGGCAGGAGGGCTGCGGCTACGACGACGCCGCCGTCGAGGCCGCGCTCGCGCGCTTCGGCCTGGACGCGCGCGCCGCCAACCATCCCTACGACCTGTCGGGCGGCCAGCAGCAGTTGCTTGCGTTCGCGAAGCTGCTGCTCACCGACCCCGACCTGCTGCTGCTCGACGAGCCGACGAAGGGGCTCGACGCGCCGTCGAAGCTGCTGGTCGCCCGCACCCTGCGCGATCTCGCGCAGGCCGGGGCGACCGTCGTCCTCGCCACGCACGACCTGACGTTCGCCGCGCTCGTCGCCGACGCCGCCACCATGCTGTTCGACGGGGAGGCCGTGTGCACCGAGCCGGCCGCCGCGTTCTTCGCGGGCAACCTGTTCTACCGCCCGACCGAGGATGCGTTCTCCCGGCTGTGGCGCGAGGAGCGCTCGTGA
- a CDS encoding L-threonylcarbamoyladenylate synthase, with the protein MSALYSTKHEAIAALRRGEAVIFPTETVYGLGVSVEAAASPDVLYDLKERDRGKPVSWLVGGVDDLDRYGAHVPDLARRLARAYWPGPLTLVVEAGGAVPAAFRSQAGSIGLRMPDSEVALELIEAVGCPLATTSANISGLQAPGAFDALDPDLAARVGVVVPDDGDGALSGVASTVIDCTGAAPRILREGAVSEADIQALG; encoded by the coding sequence ATGTCGGCACTGTACAGCACGAAGCACGAGGCCATCGCCGCCCTCAGGCGCGGCGAGGCGGTCATCTTTCCCACCGAGACGGTGTACGGCCTGGGCGTGTCCGTCGAGGCGGCGGCGAGCCCCGACGTGCTCTACGACCTGAAGGAGCGCGACCGCGGCAAGCCCGTCTCCTGGCTCGTGGGCGGCGTCGACGACCTCGACCGCTACGGCGCGCACGTGCCCGACCTGGCCCGACGGCTCGCGCGCGCATACTGGCCGGGCCCCCTCACGCTCGTCGTGGAAGCCGGCGGGGCCGTGCCCGCGGCCTTCCGCTCGCAGGCGGGCTCCATCGGCCTGCGCATGCCCGACAGCGAAGTGGCCCTCGAGCTCATCGAGGCGGTCGGCTGCCCGCTGGCCACCACGTCGGCGAACATCTCGGGCCTCCAGGCGCCGGGCGCCTTCGACGCCCTCGACCCCGATCTGGCCGCGCGCGTGGGCGTGGTGGTGCCCGATGACGGCGACGGCGCCTTGAGCGGCGTCGCCTCCACCGTTATCGACTGCACCGGCGCAGCCCCCCGCATCCTCCGCGAAGGCGCCGTCTCCGAGGCGGACATCCAAGCGCTGGGGTAG
- a CDS encoding FmdE family protein yields MLDESLWRDVAEFHGHTCPGLAIGFKACEGAIAELGLDAAHLPAVDEEVVCVTENDACGVDAVQVLLGCTYGKSNLIPRLRGKMAFSFFVRGTDRQVRLVLEAKNEGRGRDEYQNYLLTTPYEQLFKVEKPSYGLPEPARLFPSQACAACGESTAEFGLRVQGGKLVCLDCYDAYEREGF; encoded by the coding sequence ATGCTGGACGAATCGCTGTGGCGCGACGTTGCGGAATTCCACGGACACACGTGTCCGGGGCTTGCCATCGGCTTCAAGGCCTGCGAAGGGGCCATCGCCGAGCTGGGGCTGGACGCCGCGCACCTGCCCGCCGTCGACGAGGAGGTCGTGTGCGTCACCGAGAACGACGCGTGCGGGGTCGACGCGGTGCAGGTCCTGCTGGGCTGCACCTACGGCAAGTCCAACCTTATCCCGCGTCTGCGCGGCAAGATGGCGTTCTCGTTCTTCGTGCGCGGCACCGATCGCCAGGTGCGTCTCGTGCTGGAGGCCAAGAACGAGGGCAGGGGCCGCGACGAATACCAGAACTACCTTCTGACCACGCCGTACGAGCAGCTCTTCAAGGTTGAGAAGCCGTCGTACGGGCTGCCCGAGCCGGCGCGCCTCTTCCCCTCACAGGCGTGTGCGGCCTGCGGCGAATCGACCGCCGAGTTCGGCCTGCGCGTGCAGGGCGGCAAGCTGGTCTGCCTCGATTGCTACGATGCGTACGAGCGGGAAGGGTTCTAG
- a CDS encoding ABC transporter ATP-binding protein translates to MSALGGGRPLRTRDVAGSIGGCFGPSERFCPSINDSEAEALSRRVFDAHAHVHEHADGTVHNHYHRHEEGEGEAPHGRDAAGDPVDEHATRHGEPPLHEHDAASADVAVLSARGLSYAYPASDGAVFEDIGLEVRTGTVTAILGNNGAGKSTLLSLLAGIVRPTAGTVEVEGRALASLSRRETAQHIAYVAQQQRIPHLSVYDQVLLGRRPHLTWALSDYDRTVVAETIDRLGLEPFSTRFLDELSGGERQKVYIARALAQEPEVLLLDEPTSALDPKNQLEVLETVRSITRQGALATVLVIHDINLALRFCDRFLLVRDGTVVACGGREAVTDETLSATYDVPFCVQQVAGVPVAIPLDGPKDEPSETLRDERRRAHGRG, encoded by the coding sequence ATGAGCGCGCTGGGCGGCGGGCGGCCGCTGAGGACGAGGGACGTGGCCGGCTCCATCGGGGGATGCTTCGGCCCGAGCGAGCGGTTCTGCCCCTCCATCAACGACAGCGAGGCCGAGGCGCTTTCCCGCCGGGTGTTCGATGCGCACGCTCACGTGCACGAGCACGCCGACGGCACGGTGCACAACCATTACCATCGGCACGAAGAAGGGGAGGGGGAGGCCCCGCACGGGCGCGACGCGGCGGGCGACCCGGTCGACGAGCACGCGACCCGGCACGGCGAGCCGCCGCTTCACGAGCACGACGCGGCGTCGGCGGACGTCGCCGTGCTCTCCGCGCGCGGCCTGTCGTACGCCTATCCCGCGTCGGACGGGGCCGTGTTCGAGGACATCGGCCTGGAGGTGCGCACGGGCACGGTGACCGCCATCCTCGGCAACAACGGCGCGGGCAAGTCGACGCTGCTCAGCCTGCTGGCCGGCATCGTCAGGCCCACGGCCGGCACGGTCGAGGTGGAGGGTCGCGCGCTGGCGTCGCTCAGCCGCCGCGAGACCGCGCAGCACATCGCCTACGTCGCCCAGCAGCAGCGCATCCCGCACCTGAGCGTGTACGACCAGGTGCTGCTCGGGCGGCGTCCCCACCTCACCTGGGCGCTGTCGGACTACGATCGCACGGTGGTGGCCGAGACCATCGACCGGCTGGGCCTGGAGCCGTTCTCGACGCGCTTCCTGGACGAGCTGTCGGGCGGCGAGCGCCAGAAGGTCTACATCGCCCGCGCGCTCGCGCAGGAGCCGGAGGTGCTGCTGCTGGACGAGCCCACGAGCGCCCTCGACCCGAAGAACCAGCTGGAAGTGCTCGAGACGGTGCGCTCCATCACGCGGCAGGGGGCGCTGGCCACCGTGCTCGTCATTCACGACATCAACCTGGCCCTGCGCTTCTGCGACCGCTTCCTGCTCGTGCGCGACGGCACGGTGGTGGCCTGCGGCGGGCGCGAGGCCGTGACCGACGAGACGCTCTCGGCCACCTACGACGTGCCGTTCTGCGTGCAGCAGGTGGCCGGCGTGCCCGTGGCCATTCCGCTGGACGGCCCGAAGGACGAGCCGTCCGAGACGCTTCGAGACGAAAGGAGGCGTGCACATGGTCGCGGCTGA
- a CDS encoding FecCD family ABC transporter permease, with the protein MAIIAALVAVCVLVAFAALASGASDMGLLDSAQALFGFGSSQDVMTVRSIRLPRVVCAIVAGAGLALAGAALQSVLENPLASASTVGISQGAAFGATVAILLIIPSFAGSSTNVGMGTIALFAFAGAMASSLIVLLFSRLGFSSPESIILVGVALSALWAGASTIIQYFSDDLELTKVIFWQFGDLGRATWSQIGLMALLGTACAAYFFANRWNYNALQNGGHVAGGLGVDVKRTRVLGVVVASLMAAVMVSFVGLINFIGLIAPHIARRFVGDDYRFLLPASLVLGAIIMLASDLAARMVISPIILPIGAITSFLGAPLFLYLLYRGYKR; encoded by the coding sequence GTGGCGATCATTGCCGCGCTCGTCGCAGTGTGCGTGCTCGTCGCCTTCGCGGCCCTCGCGAGCGGCGCGTCGGACATGGGGCTGCTCGACAGCGCCCAGGCGCTGTTCGGATTCGGCTCGTCCCAGGACGTCATGACGGTGCGCTCCATCCGCCTGCCGCGGGTGGTGTGCGCCATCGTGGCGGGGGCGGGCCTGGCGCTGGCGGGCGCCGCGCTGCAGAGCGTGCTGGAGAACCCGTTGGCCTCCGCGTCCACCGTGGGCATCTCGCAGGGGGCCGCCTTCGGCGCCACGGTCGCCATCCTGCTGATCATCCCGTCGTTCGCCGGCTCGTCCACGAACGTGGGCATGGGCACCATCGCGCTGTTCGCGTTCGCGGGGGCGATGGCGTCCAGCCTGATCGTGCTGCTGTTCTCGCGGCTGGGGTTCTCGAGCCCCGAGAGCATCATCCTGGTGGGCGTGGCGCTTTCGGCGCTGTGGGCCGGCGCGTCCACCATCATCCAGTACTTCTCGGACGACCTCGAGCTCACGAAGGTCATCTTCTGGCAGTTCGGCGACCTCGGTCGCGCCACGTGGTCGCAGATCGGGCTCATGGCGCTGCTGGGAACCGCATGCGCCGCGTACTTCTTCGCCAACCGCTGGAACTACAACGCGCTGCAGAACGGCGGCCACGTGGCGGGCGGCCTGGGCGTCGACGTGAAGCGCACGCGCGTGCTGGGCGTGGTGGTGGCCTCGCTCATGGCCGCCGTCATGGTGTCGTTCGTGGGGCTCATCAACTTCATCGGCCTCATCGCGCCGCACATCGCGCGCCGCTTCGTGGGCGACGACTACCGTTTCCTGCTGCCCGCCTCCTTGGTGCTGGGCGCCATCATCATGCTGGCGAGCGACCTGGCCGCGCGCATGGTCATATCGCCCATCATCCTGCCCATCGGCGCCATCACGTCGTTCTTAGGCGCGCCGCTGTTCCTGTACCTGCTGTACCGGGGGTACAAACGATGA